The Lynx canadensis isolate LIC74 chromosome D4, mLynCan4.pri.v2, whole genome shotgun sequence DNA window gctgacatctcagagcctagagcctgcttcggattctgtgtctccctctctctctgcccctcccctgctcacgctctctcttaaaaataaactttaaaaaaaaataaaaagaaaaaagaaaacataaacaaaatgattttcaaaagggaaaaaactaACTCTAGCTCAAATGGAAATTCCTTGCCCAAAATATCACTTCCTCTAAAAAATATGGCTAGCTTTGTTTAAGGTCATCCGTGGATTGCTGACAACTTTCTAGAAACGTTTTTGAATGTTTCTTTTGGCCACTGGGGACAGAACTGCTGAAGCACCAGGGAGCATAAAGGAAATGGTCAGATGGAGTAGGCTGAGGGAAGCAGAAGGCCCAGCGGTGACCCCTCAGGGCTGTGTCAGCATGATGAGAAGGCGGGACCCACATGCCCCAGGCAGCAGGGCCTGTCCCTCCGACCCCACGTCATGGGAGAAGGACTTGACTTTCTCCCACAGATGAGAGTCATTATTAATTACATTGGAAGTGCAGGATGcatttctgcccctttctccaccCAACCTCCCACAAATAGAAGCCTCAGGTAATAGTAGCTTGCCCTGATACCAGGAGCTAGTTCagtcaaatgtatttttaatttcaacatcTCCTGAAAATCCTGGCACATTCCCCAGCTAGTTACGTTTCCAGTTGTGTTTCTTAAACGCTTAGTTACAtaaattaatattcatatataaacatattttcctcCATTGAAAATATTCTTACAAACTGCCATGGAAATCCTGGCATTACATGTAAATTAAAGTAATAACCACCGAAGTAAAACTCATTCAAGCAAATTTCttaaatctaaagaaaaacatGTCGGATACTGAGGAACATAATACTCCATAACAcagagagtgggaaagaaaaagcagtttctacattttgcctttcttttattaagCCAGATTTTTCTGTAAATGACACGTTTCTGTCAGTTCTGAGAAAGACTTAAGAGGGAAGTAGAATCCCTGCCTGGGGGAGGCAGGACAGGAGCCTTACCAAATGCCACGCCTTCCCCGGACACCCCTCCCCGTCTGCCCCTTTCCCTGAAAGGACTTGAGCCTTGCCCAGCGCATGCCCCGTGTGGGGCATTGTCAGCCCTCTCCAGATTCTTCCATAACCCAGGGGCATCCCATCCTGATACAGTGATAACACCTCCCCCTGTGGGCTCTGCATCCTCCGCCAGCCCTCCGGGAGATTTTAACCCAAAACACTAGAACTAAAGGACAGGAAGGGTGACGCTGAAAACCCACTTGGGGCTCCCTGTGAGGTTCTTTACGTGAAACACCTGCCAACACATAAATTCGTGGTAATTAGTTGATCCGGGTCCCCAGGGAGACGCCGGACCCCTCCACGGGGCTGTCACTGGTCCCCCGGCTCACCTCCCCCGGGGCCACTGAAGCAGGTGTGGCCTCCTCTCTGGGACAATTGATCCAGGCAACTTACTCCCCGGGCGCGCAGAGCTCCAGGGCACAGAGGCCCCGCCCACAGGCTGGCTCAGCCACTCGCAGCCTGAGCAAGGCGAGCAGGGCGGGGCTGGCCGGGCCGAATCCTAGGTCTTAAACGGGCGGCTGCGGGCCCAGTGCAGGCCTTCTGGACCCCCCGACCTGCACCTGTGACTGAGATTGCTCAGCTGTACCTACCACAGCTGGTCTGCCCTCGCCAAACCCGAGCAGGGGGGCCATCCGAGGAACCAGCGCGGCCACCTGCCTTGGGGGTCGGAGGTTCGTGGCTCCCAGGAGGCGCTGTCCCCGGGCCTGACCTCTCCTTACGCGGCAGCCTGAGCCTCCGACGCCGCGCTGCgaggccctcccctccctgcgCCAAGATCGAAATCCCTTGCAAAGTGGGAGGCGGGTCtcagggaggggagcagggcagCAGGCCCCCAGCACATCCCACATCCTCAGGCTTCCTTCCCAGCCCTGTGCAAACACTCGGGAGGATAAATTCAATTCCACCTTAGTGGCTCTAACATCTCAGAAGAAAGGAGGATGGCTTGGTCTAATTAGAAACTCATTTCCCTTTCTAGGTTTTGAAGCATGcatccttctctcttcctggctgCCCTTTGCTTGGGAATAGCCTCAGCTGCTCCGCAATTCAACCAGAGCTTAGATGAACTATGGTCCCAGTGGAAAGCAACACACGGGAAGCTATATGGCATGGTTGGTAACATTTAAGCTGCACAGAGGGACCCCCGCAGAGAACAGTCTGTGCTGGTGGGAGTTCGTAGCAGGGAGTAGCTTCTTGAGGCCGCTCTTACCAAGGCAGTAAGCGGGGCACCTTGACTGTACACAACGTGGGCATATGTCCTGCTGTGTGGTTGCTGGAGAACAGCTCGCAGAAGCATCAGGCCATCCCTGGCTGTGGTTTATCCTCCTGTCTGTGAGCACACCCGCTTGGTGCAGGTGAGTtggttttaaatagaaataaagatgatGAATTATATGTTTGTCTCCAGGATGAAGAAGGATGGAGGAGAGAGGTGTGggagaagaatatgaaaatgatCAGACAGCACAATTGGGAACACAGCCAAGGGAAACACAGCTTCACGGTGGCAATGAATGGCTTTGGTGACATGGTGAGTGTGGCGTGGATTGCTGACTTTTTGTGCTTCCTCTCCCCAATACTTTACCAAAAAATCTCATGCTTGTCAAACATTGTATTCCCTTTTCCTTGAAGACCAATGAAGAATTCAAGCAGGTGATGAATGGCCTTCAAATGCAGAAGCACAAGAAGGGGAAAGTGTTCCAAGCACCTCTCTTTGCTAAGATCCCTTCAACTGTGGACTGGAGAGAGAAAGGCTATGTAACTCCCGTGAAGGATCAGGTGGGACAATGTTCAGCAGGTCCCTCTCAAGAGTAAAGGCTAAAGGAATCAGTATCCTTGCTATGGTAGACTGAGAAACAATGTGCAGTTCGCCATGTTTTAAGAGTTTTCAAATCTGTGGGCTGTTGTCAAATCTTGATATTTGTTTTGTAGACTGAGAGCTTTATGATTTGTTTTCAGGGTCCGTGTGGTTCTTGTTGGGCTTTTAGTGCAACTGGTGCTCTTGAAGGACAGATGTTCCGGAAAACTGGCAAACTTGTTTCACTGAGTGAGCAGAACCTGGTGGACTGCTCTCAGGCTGAAGGCAATGAGGGTTGCAATGGTGGCCTAATGAATAATGCCTTCCAGTATGTTAAGGACAACGGAGGCCTGGACTCAGAGGAATCCTATCCATATCATGCACAGGTAAGTGGAGCTCTTTACCTGTCATTCCAGTTCTGTTTTTTAGAGTTAAATACATTTGaagaagacagataccacatttaatatgtgcatttcatttttaacgtttatttatttttgagaaagagagagagagagagtggaggaggggcagagagagaaggagacacagaatctgaagcaggctccaggctctgagctctcagcacagaacccaatgcggggctcgaactcacgaatcatgaggtcatgacccgagctgaagtcagacgctttaaccgcttaaccgactaagccacccaggcatcgctTAATATgaatatgcacattttaaattgtaGACTCTAGATCTGCAAACTGTCAGATCTGTCATTAAATTGTATCGGCCGGGCACATTTCTCTGCTTAGATCGTTACCATATAGCTGTTCCTATTTCTATGTTATGTGGTGATATACATACCGTTCTATATATATTGCAAATTTCTTCAGAGCAACAAAATTCTTATGGACAGGTAGACTGAGAGTGTCTCATTAAATACACAGCAGtgaatatttccatttcaaaacAACCAATAGCATTTCAGCGTTAACAAACCTGACTTGGAAATCTTTTACCTGTAAGCTGTCTTGAAGTCATGTTCCCAGTGGATGGTAGTAATCAAGTCTTTTCCCCTTCACCTTTGAAAGGAT harbors:
- the LOC115499438 gene encoding cathepsin L1-like, yielding MHPSLFLAALCLGIASAAPQFNQSLDELWSQWKATHGKLYGMDEEGWRREVWEKNMKMIRQHNWEHSQGKHSFTVAMNGFGDMTNEEFKQVMNGLQMQKHKKGKVFQAPLFAKIPSTVDWREKGYVTPVKDQGPCGSCWAFSATGALEGQMFRKTGKLVSLSEQNLVDCSQAEGNEGCNGGLMNNAFQYVKDNGGLDSEESYPYHAQDESCKYKPQDSAANDTGFFDIPQQEKALMVAVATKGPISVGIDASHFTFQFYHEGIYYDPDCSSEDLDHGVLVIGYGTEIGQSINKTYWIVKNSWGANWGIDGYIKMAKDRKNHCGIATMASFPVV